A single window of Streptomyces aquilus DNA harbors:
- a CDS encoding TetR/AcrR family transcriptional regulator: protein MARMPSAQRRRQLTEAAIRAMARDGVARTTTRSIAAEAGVSLSVFHYCFDSKQELVEAVITTITDHYVGIVKEALKPRASLEETVRAGFQAYWDHVRAHPDEHMLTYELTQYALRRPGFEHLARRQYELYGELYTDIIEQLSTAMGFQLRVPVPALARYLAVMTDGLTLNYLVLGDEDAWTDILDTVTAHIAGLVSPDRP, encoded by the coding sequence ATGGCACGCATGCCGTCGGCACAACGGCGTCGGCAGCTCACCGAGGCGGCGATCCGGGCGATGGCCCGGGACGGCGTGGCCCGGACCACGACCCGTTCCATCGCCGCCGAGGCGGGCGTCTCCCTGAGCGTCTTCCACTACTGCTTCGACTCCAAGCAGGAGCTGGTGGAGGCGGTCATCACGACCATCACCGACCACTACGTCGGCATCGTGAAGGAGGCCCTGAAACCCAGGGCCTCCCTGGAGGAGACGGTCCGGGCCGGCTTCCAGGCGTATTGGGACCATGTGCGCGCCCACCCCGACGAGCACATGCTCACCTACGAACTCACCCAGTACGCCCTGCGCCGGCCGGGGTTCGAGCATCTGGCGCGACGCCAGTACGAGCTCTACGGCGAGCTCTACACCGACATCATCGAGCAGCTGTCCACCGCCATGGGCTTCCAACTCCGCGTTCCGGTCCCGGCGTTGGCCCGGTATCTCGCCGTCATGACCGACGGCCTGACCCTCAACTACCTGGTCCTCGGCGACGAGGACGCCTGGACGGACATCCTCGACACCGTCACCGCCCATATCGCCGGGCTGGTCTCGCCGGACAGGCCCTAG
- a CDS encoding discoidin domain-containing protein, whose protein sequence is MTKPRRPYGRRKHVTVVSLLLLVLAIALGPTPSSAAASDWWNPTARPAPDAQINVTGEPFTGTDSAGEVRGFVDAHNHLFSNEAFGGRLICGKVFSPQGVADALKDCPEHYPDGTLAIFDYITHGGDGRHDPVGWPTFKDWPAYDSMTHQANYYAWLERAWRGGQRVLVNDLVTNGVICSVYPFKDRSCDEMTSIRLQAKLTYQLQDYVDAMYGGPGKGWFRIVTDTAQARQVIKAGKLAVILGVETSEPFGCKQILDIPQCSKADIDKGLDELYDLGVRSMFLCHKLDNALCGVRFDEGGLGTAINVGQFLSTGTFWKTEKCKGPQHDNPIGTAPSAAEADLPAGTEVPTYDADAQCNVRGLTDLGEYAVKGMMQRKMMLEIDHMSVKATGQALDLFEAADYPGVLSSHSWMDLNWTERVYSLGGFVAQYMHGSEGFVAEAARTDALREKYGVGYGFGTDFNGVGDHPGPRGANTSNPVKYPFKSVDGGSVIDKQTTGSRTFDYNTDGGAHVGMIPDWIEDIRQVGGQDVVNDLFRGAESYLDTWGATEQHQAGVNLAKGRTATASSSEWNPFTSYQPGRAADGDDGTRWASDWSDDQSWQVDLGATHLVSRVTLDWERAYGKSYRIELSTDGTNWTTAWSTTSGDGGLDTAKFTGTPARYVRVHGLARGTDWGYSLYEVGVHSA, encoded by the coding sequence ATGACCAAGCCTCGACGCCCGTACGGCAGACGCAAACACGTCACCGTCGTGTCGCTCCTCCTCCTCGTGCTCGCCATCGCCCTCGGCCCCACCCCGAGTTCGGCGGCCGCGAGCGACTGGTGGAACCCGACCGCGCGTCCCGCGCCGGACGCGCAGATCAACGTCACCGGCGAGCCGTTCACCGGTACCGACTCCGCCGGTGAGGTACGGGGGTTCGTCGACGCCCACAACCACCTCTTCTCCAACGAGGCCTTCGGCGGCCGGCTCATCTGCGGCAAGGTCTTCTCCCCGCAGGGCGTCGCCGACGCGCTCAAGGACTGTCCCGAGCACTACCCCGACGGCACCCTCGCGATCTTCGACTACATCACCCACGGCGGCGACGGCAGGCACGACCCGGTCGGCTGGCCGACGTTCAAGGACTGGCCTGCGTACGACTCGATGACGCACCAGGCCAACTACTACGCCTGGCTCGAGCGCGCCTGGCGCGGCGGGCAGCGGGTGCTCGTCAACGACCTCGTCACCAACGGCGTGATCTGCTCGGTCTACCCCTTCAAGGACCGCAGTTGTGACGAGATGACCTCGATCAGGTTGCAGGCCAAGCTCACGTACCAGCTCCAGGACTACGTCGACGCGATGTACGGCGGCCCCGGCAAGGGCTGGTTCCGGATCGTCACCGACACCGCCCAGGCCCGGCAGGTGATCAAGGCGGGCAAGCTCGCCGTCATCCTCGGCGTCGAGACCTCCGAACCCTTCGGCTGCAAGCAGATCCTCGACATCCCGCAGTGCAGCAAGGCGGACATCGACAAGGGGCTCGACGAGCTCTACGACCTCGGCGTGCGCAGCATGTTCCTGTGCCACAAGCTCGACAACGCGCTGTGCGGCGTCCGCTTCGACGAGGGCGGGCTCGGAACGGCCATCAACGTCGGGCAGTTCCTGTCCACCGGCACCTTCTGGAAGACCGAGAAGTGCAAGGGCCCCCAGCACGACAACCCCATCGGCACCGCTCCCTCCGCCGCGGAGGCGGACCTGCCCGCGGGCACCGAGGTGCCGACCTACGACGCCGACGCGCAGTGCAACGTCCGCGGCCTCACCGACCTCGGTGAGTACGCCGTGAAGGGCATGATGCAGCGCAAGATGATGCTCGAGATCGACCACATGAGCGTCAAGGCCACCGGCCAGGCCCTCGACCTCTTCGAGGCCGCCGACTACCCGGGCGTGCTCTCCTCGCACAGCTGGATGGACCTCAACTGGACCGAACGCGTCTACTCCCTCGGCGGGTTCGTCGCCCAGTACATGCACGGCTCCGAGGGCTTCGTCGCCGAGGCCGCCCGCACCGACGCGCTGCGCGAGAAGTACGGCGTCGGCTACGGCTTCGGCACCGACTTCAACGGCGTCGGGGACCACCCCGGGCCGCGCGGCGCGAACACCTCGAACCCGGTGAAGTACCCGTTCAAGAGCGTCGACGGCGGCTCCGTCATCGACAAGCAGACCACCGGCTCACGCACCTTCGACTACAACACCGACGGCGGCGCCCACGTCGGCATGATCCCCGACTGGATCGAGGACATCCGCCAGGTCGGCGGGCAGGACGTCGTGAACGACCTCTTCCGGGGCGCCGAGTCCTACCTCGACACCTGGGGCGCCACCGAGCAGCACCAGGCCGGCGTCAACCTCGCCAAGGGGCGGACGGCGACGGCCAGTTCCTCGGAGTGGAACCCGTTCACCAGCTACCAGCCGGGCCGCGCCGCCGACGGCGACGACGGCACCCGCTGGGCCAGCGACTGGAGCGACGACCAGTCGTGGCAGGTGGACCTGGGCGCCACCCACCTCGTCTCCCGCGTCACGCTCGACTGGGAGCGGGCGTACGGCAAGTCGTACCGGATCGAACTGTCCACGGACGGCACGAACTGGACGACCGCCTGGTCCACCACCTCCGGCGACGGCGGCCTCGACACGGCCAAGTTCACCGGGACACCCGCCCGTTACGTCCGGGTCCACGGACTCGCCCGCGGCACCGACTGGGGATACTCGCTCTACGAGGTCGGCGTCCACAGCGCCTGA
- a CDS encoding DUF4062 domain-containing protein, with product MTVPRRVFLSHTSELRTYPADLSFVDAAVEAVHRAGHVPVDMAYFTARDDKPADYCREQVGTADVYVGIIGFRYGSPVRDLEHLSYTELEFEEATSRGLKRLVFLLSDDQDLGLPAAAIKDVHAERQEAFRKRLRASGLTLQKVRGPDHLSLLLLQALQGTGDPVPPRTPTSLDASAWARLKELLHGVAPGDWAEKAYRCSFGRTGEPGWVAAPFTMPVGDLYDWALDLDEREQADTALPKVLVFAHALAAGFSGGRGGESRRRGFALASWVHEVRHRLGLPEPPPPPEINTFEVTMVVRLDQDPQDQDRVFAEILLRSARDAADWKRVQPPENATERLRVSVDGARELVEECLRTFTAKAEALRRRGADCGRPPKLRRIEFAVTETLLDTDFDQWLCHLGLYRPWRLGERYEVVVRCPNARELADFAHLWWTRWTWLNQTDFQHEEAVFWVGEEELGDLERHLDAWEDSAHPACVAIATRDAERVWRAALHFGMPVVLWRRLGHSAPAGAPGLENLRRVKNVSELPRAVKALRKGVDPGVVLLYDDPHHPVEAALLTDSAFL from the coding sequence GTGACCGTTCCACGGCGGGTGTTCCTCAGCCATACCTCCGAGTTGCGGACGTATCCGGCCGACCTGTCGTTCGTCGACGCGGCGGTCGAGGCGGTGCACCGGGCCGGTCATGTGCCTGTTGACATGGCGTACTTCACCGCTCGGGACGACAAACCCGCCGACTACTGCCGGGAACAGGTCGGCACGGCCGATGTCTACGTCGGCATCATCGGCTTCCGTTACGGCTCACCGGTCCGCGACCTGGAGCATCTGTCCTACACCGAGCTGGAGTTCGAGGAAGCCACCTCGCGGGGCCTGAAGCGCCTGGTGTTCCTGCTGTCGGACGATCAGGACCTGGGGCTGCCGGCCGCGGCGATCAAGGACGTCCACGCGGAACGTCAGGAGGCGTTCCGCAAACGGCTGCGCGCCAGCGGCCTCACGCTCCAGAAGGTGCGCGGCCCGGACCATCTCTCCCTGCTGTTGTTACAGGCGCTGCAAGGAACGGGCGACCCGGTCCCGCCGCGGACTCCGACGAGCCTCGACGCATCCGCCTGGGCCCGGCTCAAGGAACTGCTGCACGGGGTCGCTCCGGGCGACTGGGCGGAAAAGGCCTACCGCTGCTCCTTCGGCAGGACGGGCGAGCCGGGCTGGGTCGCCGCGCCGTTCACGATGCCCGTAGGAGACCTGTACGACTGGGCCCTCGACCTGGACGAACGCGAGCAGGCTGATACCGCACTGCCGAAGGTACTGGTGTTCGCGCACGCGCTGGCGGCCGGGTTCAGCGGTGGCCGGGGCGGGGAGAGCCGAAGACGCGGCTTCGCGCTCGCCTCCTGGGTCCATGAGGTACGGCACCGGCTCGGACTGCCCGAGCCTCCGCCACCTCCAGAGATCAACACATTCGAGGTCACGATGGTGGTGCGCCTCGACCAGGATCCGCAGGACCAGGACCGGGTCTTCGCGGAGATCCTGCTCCGGTCGGCACGCGACGCAGCGGACTGGAAGCGGGTCCAGCCGCCCGAGAACGCGACCGAACGCCTCCGCGTTTCCGTGGACGGCGCCCGCGAGCTGGTCGAGGAATGCTTGCGCACCTTCACGGCCAAGGCGGAGGCACTGCGCCGCCGGGGCGCCGACTGCGGTCGGCCACCGAAGCTGCGCCGCATCGAATTCGCCGTCACCGAAACCCTGTTGGACACCGATTTCGACCAGTGGCTGTGCCATCTGGGCCTCTACCGGCCGTGGCGTCTCGGCGAGCGGTACGAGGTCGTGGTCCGCTGTCCCAACGCCCGGGAGCTCGCGGACTTCGCCCACCTGTGGTGGACCCGCTGGACCTGGCTCAACCAGACGGATTTCCAGCACGAGGAGGCGGTCTTCTGGGTCGGCGAGGAGGAACTCGGCGACTTGGAGCGGCATCTCGACGCCTGGGAGGACTCCGCGCACCCGGCCTGTGTGGCCATCGCCACGCGCGACGCCGAGCGGGTCTGGCGCGCGGCGCTGCACTTCGGGATGCCGGTCGTCCTGTGGCGCCGCCTCGGGCACTCCGCGCCCGCGGGGGCACCCGGCCTGGAGAACCTCCGTCGTGTGAAGAACGTCAGCGAACTGCCGCGGGCGGTGAAGGCGCTGCGCAAGGGCGTCGACCCCGGGGTGGTGCTGCTGTACGACGACCCTCATCACCCGGTCGAGGCCGCCCTCCTCACCGACTCCGCTTTCCTCTGA